A portion of the Chondrinema litorale genome contains these proteins:
- a CDS encoding START-like domain-containing protein gives MAKFKYVAEYEINAAVKMLYPYISTASGLQEWFADEVNVMGDKKFHFIWDGELYIARIISRRTNISIKYLLSIESNNGRSVEGEEEDHAYLEFKIDFNEMTQTSFLRVTDYSEMDDLDELKELWDQLIGNLKEILGSS, from the coding sequence ATGGCGAAATTCAAGTACGTAGCAGAGTATGAGATTAATGCGGCTGTTAAAATGCTTTATCCTTATATATCGACGGCCAGTGGCTTGCAGGAGTGGTTTGCTGATGAGGTAAATGTAATGGGTGATAAGAAATTCCATTTTATTTGGGATGGTGAATTATATATTGCCAGAATTATTTCTAGAAGGACAAACATTTCTATAAAATATCTTTTGTCTATCGAAAGTAACAATGGACGCTCTGTTGAAGGAGAAGAGGAAGATCATGCCTATCTGGAATTTAAAATTGACTTTAATGAAATGACTCAAACTTCATTTCTTAGGGTAACAGATTACTCTGAAATGGACGATCTGGATGAGTTAAAGGAATTGTGGGATCAGTTAATTGGTAATCTTAAAGAGATATTAGGAAGTTCATAA
- a CDS encoding vanadium-dependent haloperoxidase, with translation MKKFTRTQLREWNKYLTDVMIADIFTPPVCSRIYTYSNIAVYETLVNENAEYKTLQSQVKGLSDLPKPDENKKYFLPLSGLVASFTVSKKLVFAEEKVDTYEAEFLKEIKKIGIDNDIYENSVAYGKEMGAAVIDWANKDGYIQRQSLPRHILNDKPGSWQPTPPDYLPGIEPHWSTMRTFVIDSASQFAPPPPTTFDSLPSSQFYADAMEVYNAVDSARKENGDRLEIAKFWDCNPNVSYTKGHVMFFHQKISPGGHWMSIAATVSKGMDLDMMQQAEMFTRTSIALADAFISCWDEKYRSDLIRPETYIDRYIEPGWEPILQTPAFPEYTSGHSVISRAAATTLTHLLGDNIAFVDSTEAQFGLPVRSYSSFYQASDEAAISRMYGGIHYRPACFNGVEQGRQVGEYVFQKLVTRENNNVAEKN, from the coding sequence TTGAAAAAGTTTACCAGAACGCAGCTACGCGAGTGGAATAAATACCTCACAGATGTGATGATTGCAGATATATTTACACCACCAGTTTGTAGCCGGATTTACACTTATTCAAACATTGCAGTGTATGAAACTCTGGTTAATGAAAATGCAGAATACAAAACACTGCAATCTCAGGTAAAAGGTTTGAGTGATTTGCCAAAACCAGATGAAAACAAAAAGTATTTTTTACCATTGTCAGGTTTGGTTGCCTCATTTACCGTGAGTAAAAAATTAGTTTTTGCCGAAGAAAAAGTAGATACTTATGAAGCAGAGTTTTTAAAGGAAATTAAAAAAATAGGTATCGATAATGATATTTATGAAAATTCTGTTGCTTATGGAAAGGAAATGGGCGCGGCAGTAATCGATTGGGCAAATAAAGATGGATACATTCAACGACAATCTCTACCAAGACATATCTTGAACGATAAACCCGGAAGCTGGCAACCTACTCCTCCAGACTATTTACCTGGTATAGAACCACATTGGAGCACCATGAGAACCTTTGTGATTGATTCTGCTAGCCAATTTGCTCCTCCACCTCCAACAACTTTCGATTCGCTGCCTAGTTCGCAATTTTATGCTGATGCGATGGAGGTTTATAATGCTGTAGATTCTGCCAGAAAAGAAAATGGGGATAGATTAGAAATCGCAAAGTTTTGGGATTGTAACCCCAATGTTTCTTATACAAAAGGCCACGTGATGTTTTTCCATCAAAAAATTTCTCCGGGAGGCCACTGGATGTCTATTGCTGCAACAGTTTCTAAAGGTATGGATCTAGATATGATGCAACAAGCAGAAATGTTTACCAGAACTTCTATTGCCTTGGCAGATGCTTTTATTAGCTGTTGGGATGAGAAATACAGAAGTGATCTTATAAGACCAGAAACTTATATTGATAGATACATTGAACCAGGTTGGGAGCCAATTCTACAAACGCCTGCATTCCCAGAATATACGAGTGGACACTCTGTAATTTCGAGAGCAGCAGCTACTACGCTTACTCATCTATTAGGTGATAATATCGCTTTTGTAGATTCTACCGAGGCTCAGTTTGGCTTACCAGTAAGATCTTATTCTTCTTTTTATCAGGCTTCTGATGAGGCTGCAATTAGCCGTATGTATGGAGGTATCCATTACAGACCAGCATGTTTTAATGGAGTTGAGCAAGGTAGGCAAGTAGGAGAGTATGTTTTCCAAAAGTTGGTTACAAGAGAAAACAATAATGTAGCTGAGAAAAATTGA
- a CDS encoding universal stress protein translates to MNKILVPIDFSENSINALSYAVELAKELESSITLFNTYPIDIPMGMEYSSGIYMQTLNAEIKYDREVRLQEIIEKYNTTVYSSNGEPIQFLKEIREGVAADSIANFSNEKNIDIIVMGTKGASGLEEVLLGSITVSVMEKTDIPVFVIPENSEFHGLNKIVFATNFSDNDTEVIDTLQTIGEYFNSEITCLHINTDPALTYADDMNLNMLKRNYFFTPVNQLNFQMLSDKKVEHGLEEYMKENEIDLMVVTPQERGFIENLFHKSVSKSLAYHSKIPVLIAKNKK, encoded by the coding sequence ATGAACAAAATACTGGTGCCCATCGATTTTTCAGAAAACTCAATTAATGCCCTCTCTTATGCAGTAGAACTTGCAAAAGAATTAGAGTCTAGTATTACGCTCTTTAATACCTATCCAATAGATATTCCAATGGGAATGGAATACTCTTCAGGTATTTACATGCAAACATTAAACGCAGAAATAAAATATGATCGAGAAGTTAGACTTCAAGAAATCATAGAAAAATACAACACAACAGTTTATAGCTCAAATGGCGAACCCATACAGTTCTTAAAAGAAATTAGAGAAGGTGTAGCAGCAGATAGTATAGCAAATTTTTCGAACGAGAAAAATATTGATATTATAGTAATGGGTACCAAAGGAGCTAGTGGATTAGAAGAAGTATTACTTGGTAGCATTACAGTTTCAGTTATGGAAAAAACTGATATTCCAGTGTTTGTAATTCCAGAAAACTCAGAGTTTCATGGATTAAACAAAATAGTATTTGCTACTAATTTTTCAGATAATGATACAGAAGTAATTGATACGCTTCAAACAATTGGTGAATATTTTAATTCAGAAATCACTTGCTTACACATCAATACTGATCCAGCTCTTACTTATGCTGATGATATGAATTTAAACATGCTGAAAAGAAATTACTTTTTTACACCAGTAAATCAGTTAAACTTTCAAATGTTATCAGACAAAAAAGTAGAACATGGTTTAGAAGAATATATGAAAGAAAATGAAATAGATTTGATGGTAGTTACACCTCAGGAAAGAGGCTTTATAGAAAATCTATTCCATAAAAGCGTATCTAAAAGCTTGGCGTATCATTCTAAAATTCCAGTTTTGATAGCTAAAAACAAGAAGTAA
- a CDS encoding porin family protein, translating into MKIFCKSTFLLFVLFASIIIKTNAQVSIGLKGDYHFSTVSFDPSTGLNFDFYPGMTFGAVVKVSANPNVGLIAEINYSQKGWVENFSRAGDEGELQNRLQRYRYNYLELPILTHIYVGGDKMNVFFNLGPHVGFLMGTDSSHTDNVLATDTVAYSYQESNAVKFEYGVSAGMGIAVNFGNSTIQLEARLTQGLNNIIDRDAEDAPTGSLNQVAGVSLTYLYTIRSREKTWKNRPDK; encoded by the coding sequence ATGAAAATATTCTGTAAAAGCACCTTTTTATTATTTGTCTTATTTGCTTCTATCATCATTAAAACCAATGCTCAAGTTTCAATAGGGCTTAAAGGTGATTACCATTTCTCCACAGTAAGTTTCGACCCAAGTACAGGTCTAAATTTCGATTTTTACCCAGGAATGACTTTCGGAGCAGTTGTAAAAGTTTCTGCAAATCCAAATGTAGGCTTAATTGCAGAAATTAATTACAGCCAAAAAGGTTGGGTTGAGAACTTTAGTAGAGCTGGTGATGAAGGCGAACTTCAAAATAGACTTCAAAGGTATAGATATAATTATCTTGAACTTCCTATACTAACTCATATTTACGTTGGAGGAGATAAAATGAATGTATTCTTTAATCTTGGCCCTCATGTTGGCTTTTTAATGGGTACAGATTCTAGCCATACAGATAATGTCTTGGCAACTGATACAGTAGCTTATTCTTACCAAGAAAGTAATGCTGTAAAGTTTGAGTATGGTGTTTCTGCAGGTATGGGTATTGCTGTAAATTTTGGAAACAGCACAATTCAATTAGAAGCCAGACTTACCCAAGGCTTAAACAACATCATCGACCGAGATGCAGAAGATGCACCGACAGGCTCTCTAAATCAAGTAGCAGGTGTGAGTTTAACTTACTTGTATACTATTAGAAGTAGAGAAAAAACTTGGAAGAATAGGCCAGATAAATAA
- a CDS encoding GIY-YIG nuclease family protein: protein MKTKKELKVAYKQMKPLMGVYQIKNQKNNRMLIEGSTDINAKFNRHRMELNFGNHRLKALQKDWKEFGEENFSFEVISELETKDELNVDYKEEVKILEQMTIEELDIDPSNRYNYDIFHIKKSL, encoded by the coding sequence ATGAAAACTAAAAAAGAACTAAAGGTTGCTTATAAGCAAATGAAACCTCTTATGGGTGTTTACCAAATCAAGAATCAAAAAAATAACAGGATGCTTATTGAAGGCAGTACTGACATTAATGCCAAATTTAACAGACACCGAATGGAATTGAATTTTGGCAATCACAGACTTAAAGCTTTACAAAAAGATTGGAAAGAATTCGGCGAAGAGAATTTTTCTTTTGAGGTAATTTCTGAGTTGGAAACAAAAGATGAGTTAAATGTTGATTACAAAGAAGAAGTTAAAATTCTGGAGCAAATGACAATTGAAGAATTGGACATTGACCCATCGAACAGATATAACTATGACATCTTCCATATAAAAAAGAGCCTGTAA
- a CDS encoding M24 family metallopeptidase: MRKLLLLSLFTFLSTVLLAQSNLPVILSMRDRAKIQDDLLEDKIRSVLPTLMDRAGIDMWVITAREYNEDPVIETMLPATWLAARRRTILVLYKPKGTEEIEALAIARYDVGTVFKKSWDKESQPDQWKALLQIIEERNPEKIGINKSEHFAHADGITASEYDNLMATLPQNYRNKIVSAENLAVAWLETRTPREMAIYEQICRIAHVIIAEGFSDKVIQPGVTTTDDVVWWFRERIKELRLDTWFHPTVDIQRNNPTSELYAFSGRPGFNVIQPGDLLHCDFGITYLGLNTDTQELAYVLKAGETDAPEYLKAALMAGNRAQDILTNQYQTGKTGNQILASALEQAGKESNRATIYTHPIGYHGHAAGPTIGMWDNQGDTPFRGDYSLYPNTAYSIELNTKVFIEAWNKDIRVMLEEDAFFDGEKVRYIDGRQESLLLIPKPANHLGNLK; the protein is encoded by the coding sequence AGTAATCTTATCCATGCGAGATAGGGCTAAGATTCAAGATGATTTGTTAGAAGATAAAATTAGATCAGTTTTACCAACTTTAATGGATCGTGCTGGAATTGATATGTGGGTAATTACTGCCAGAGAATACAACGAAGATCCGGTAATAGAAACGATGTTGCCTGCTACTTGGCTTGCAGCGAGAAGAAGAACAATTTTGGTGCTTTATAAGCCCAAAGGAACCGAAGAAATTGAAGCATTAGCCATAGCCAGATACGATGTTGGTACAGTATTTAAAAAATCATGGGATAAAGAATCTCAGCCAGATCAATGGAAAGCTTTGTTGCAAATAATTGAAGAAAGAAATCCCGAAAAAATCGGTATAAATAAGTCGGAGCATTTTGCGCATGCTGATGGTATTACAGCTTCAGAATACGATAATTTAATGGCGACTTTACCGCAGAACTATAGAAACAAAATAGTTTCTGCAGAAAACTTGGCTGTTGCTTGGTTAGAAACCAGAACTCCAAGAGAGATGGCTATTTACGAGCAAATTTGCCGAATTGCTCATGTCATTATTGCCGAAGGTTTTTCAGATAAAGTAATTCAGCCGGGAGTTACCACTACAGACGATGTGGTTTGGTGGTTTAGAGAAAGAATTAAAGAGCTGAGGTTAGATACTTGGTTTCATCCAACTGTAGATATTCAAAGAAATAATCCCACATCTGAGCTATATGCATTTAGTGGCAGACCGGGTTTTAATGTGATTCAGCCGGGAGATTTGTTGCACTGTGATTTTGGAATTACTTATCTGGGTTTAAATACAGATACACAAGAGTTGGCTTATGTTTTAAAAGCAGGTGAAACAGATGCTCCAGAATATTTAAAAGCTGCACTAATGGCCGGAAATCGTGCTCAGGATATTCTTACCAATCAATATCAAACTGGTAAAACTGGAAATCAGATTTTAGCAAGTGCTTTAGAGCAAGCAGGAAAAGAGTCTAATAGAGCAACAATTTATACGCACCCAATCGGCTACCATGGCCATGCAGCAGGGCCTACTATTGGGATGTGGGATAATCAAGGAGATACACCTTTTAGAGGCGATTATTCATTGTATCCTAATACAGCATATTCTATTGAACTAAATACGAAAGTTTTTATAGAAGCGTGGAATAAAGATATAAGAGTGATGTTGGAAGAAGATGCATTTTTTGATGGAGAGAAAGTAAGATATATCGATGGCAGGCAAGAATCTTTATTGTTAATTCCAAAGCCAGCTAATCATCTTGGCAATTTGAAATAA